One segment of Colias croceus chromosome 15, ilColCroc2.1 DNA contains the following:
- the LOC123698098 gene encoding U3 small nucleolar RNA-associated protein 14 homolog A, which translates to MEDHDEYDVISSEHDNLISAITKLDKTQHISEPTRNEPTNQNSEFNLIKKSNKLDLSQVVNVLKDTAQHAKITKRLKNTQDKSNVLPKPLEKPQAERIKRSTGYDITKEKITKWDPVVARNRTVDFVSFPLKSAKTKREYPTKVILSNLKLKSALEKELDEIDPPVEADEEMEEETSFPMTYEEMLEHRQQLAKLRAQQSYKAAKAKRQSKIKSKKYHRILKKERLKQQLKEFEDLQTKDPEEALKKLEELEKARALERHTLRHKNTGKWAKSKLVRAKYDKEVRQQLAEQLAVSRGLTHKTQDTASTDDEADENEVVPDLTLAQDPMNPWMMKRPDKSNVDEEFNFGYKKYLKEKMYKRKDDSDSDEDMNEPSDLSDLKNNILKLGNAVEVDDSGMDDKGNATVSEQEETVLVKEHKQMPENVDERKESIKTKTMNKTKNKIGKPTKKVVSTTTWVVEEINSDSKTQTRNTDVSKVFEKLENKIAIQVDKKLEKLRQQIKQLEKTPKSSKIGKLKKDAKDNLESLQFKKKHQKPIIDEELIETDKNNAEDVPLENKIPIKLIKSSETQPETKANSDIDPNRFIEVKPKYLNTAVPQGENDLDELDDDEQIVPKVDIEEVFEEDDVVASFRQEKQDEIDNERPKEIDLSLPGWGNWGGKGVKVPKRRKNRFISKPIPRPTRRDENKGDVIINELQLPQLKAHKVSELPFPFTSVSDYEASIRTPIGNTFIPETAHQKLIKPSVITRAGTIIDPMDEEQLLVKRNLTFKNEKVINLLAKK; encoded by the exons ATGGAGGACCACGATGAATATGATGTTATATCTTCTGAACacgataatttaataagtgCGATTACAAAGTTGGATAAAACGCAACATATTTCGGAACCTACTCGGAATGAGCCCACAAATCAGAATTctgaatttaatttgataaagaaatctaataaattagaCCTTAGCCAAGTAGTGAATGTGCTGAAGGACACAGCCCAACATGCAAAAATAACCAAAAGATTAAAGAATACACAGGATAAGTCTAACGTACTTCCAAAGCCATTAGAAAAGCCTCAAGCAGAACGTATCAAAAGATCTACAGGCTACGATATAACGAAGgagaaaataacaaaatggGATCCAGTAGTAGCAAGAAATCGAACAGTAGACTTTGTGTCATTTCCGCTTAAATCTGCTAAAACCAAAAGGGAATATCCCACAAAAGTTATTTTGTCCAATCTAAAGTTAAAGTCGGCTCTTGAAAAAGAATTGGATGAAATAGATCCTCCTGTAGAAGCAGATGAAGAAATGGAAGAGGAAACAAGTTTCCCAATGACTTATGAGGAAATGCTTGAGCACAGACAACAATTGGCCAAACTGAGAGCTCAGCAATCCTATAAAGCTGCCAAAGCTAAACGACAGAGCaagataaaaagtaaaaaatatcaccG taTCCTGAAAAAAGAAAGATTGAAACAACAGCTAAAAGAATTTGAAGACTTACAAACTAAAGACCCTGAAGAAGCTTTGAAGAAACTAGAAGAATTAGAGAAGGCAAGAGCACTAGAGAGACACACTTTAAGGCACAAGAATACTGGCAAATGGGCTAAGAGTAAACTTGTTAGAGCCAAATATGATAAAGAG GTAAGACAACAACTGGCAGAACAATTAGCTGTCAGCAGAGGTTTAACACATAAAACTCAAGATACAGCCAGTACTGATGATGAAGCGGATGAAAATGAAGTAGTACCAGACCTAACTCTAGCCCAAGATCCTATGAACCCATGGATGATGAAAAGACCTGATAAGAGCAATGTTGATGAAGAATTTAATTTTGGAtacaaaaagtatttaaaagagaaaatgTACAAAAGGAAAGACGATAGTGACAGTGATGAAGATATGAATGAACCTAGTGATCTATCTgaccttaaaaataatatactgaaATTAGGTAATGCAGTTGAAGTCGATGATTCTGGAATGGATGACAAAGGTAATGCAACTGTAAGTGAGCAAGAAGAAACTGTTTTGGTTAAAGAACATAAGCAAATGCCTGAAAATGTAGATGAAAGAAAAGAaagtattaaaacaaaaacaatgaaCAAAACAAAGAATAAAATTGGTAAACCTACTAAGAAAGTAGTATCAACTACAACTTGGGTTGTTGAAGAAATTAATTCTGATAGTAAGACTCAGACAAGGAACACAGATGTTTCCAAAGTGTTTGAAAAATTAGAAAACAAAATTGCAATTCAAGTTGACAAGAAGTTAGAGAAGCTGAGACAGCAAATAAAGCAACTAGAAAAAACACCCAAATCAAGTAAAATTGGCAAACTGAAAAAGGATGCCAAGGACAATTTAGAGTCTTTGcaatttaagaaaaaacatcAAAAACCAATAATTGATGAAGAATTGATAGaaacagataaaaataatgctgAAGATGTTCcactagaaaataaaatacctattaaaCTCATTAAATCTTCAGAAACTCAACCAGAGACAAAAGCTAATTCAGACATTGATCCAAATAGGTTTATAGAAGTGAAaccaaaatatttgaatacagCTGTTCCTCAAGGAGAGAATGATTTAGATGAACTTGATGATGATGAGCAGATTGTACCAAAAGTTGACATTGAAGAAGTATTTGAAGAGGATGATGTTGTTGCCAGTTTTCGACAAGAGAAGCAAGATGAAATAGACAATGAGAGACCTAAAGAAATAGACTTAAGCCTTCCAGGTTGGGGCAACTGGGGAGGAAAGGGTGTGAAAGTGCCTAAACGTAGAAAGAATAGATTTATATCTAAGCCAATACCAAGACCAACGAGACGTGATGAAAATAAAGGTGATGTTATTATCAATGAATTGCAGCTACCTCAGCTTAAAGCTCACAAGGTATCTGAGTTGCCTTTCCCATTTACAAGTGTGAGTGACTATGAGGCATCTATCAGAACACCAATAGGTAACACATTTATCCCTGAAACGGCTcatcaaaaattaataaaaccaaGCGTTATTACTAGAGCTGGCACAATTATTGACCCAATGGATGAAGAACAGCTGTTGGTGAAACGAAACTTAACATTTAAGAATGAGAAGGTCATAAATCTGttagcaaaaaaataa
- the LOC123698133 gene encoding U6 snRNA-associated Sm-like protein LSm3, which translates to MADDGENVAVMTVKEPLDLIRLSLDERIYVKMRNERELRGRLHAYDQHLNMVLGDAEETITTVEIDEETYEEVYRTTKRNIPMLFVRGDGVILVSPPVRVGV; encoded by the exons ATGGCTGATGATGGTGAAAAT gtTGCTGTTATGACAGTTAAAGAACCTCTAGACTTAATCAGACTCAGCTTAGATGAAAGAATTTACGTAAAAATGCGAAATGAACGTGAATTACGAGGAAGACTTCAT GCCTATGATCAACATTTGAATATGGTTCTTGGTGATGCAGAAGAAACTATTACCACAGTAGAAATTGATGAGGAAACATATGAGGAAGTATATAGGACAACAAAGCGTAATATTCCTATGCTTTTTGTAAGAGGAGATGGTGTTATTCTTGTATCTCCGCCTGTGCGAGTTGGTGTTTAA
- the LOC123698094 gene encoding probable ATP-dependent RNA helicase DDX46, translating into MVRSGRDRDRDRDRRRSHSRSVTPDRKRRRSRSRSRDRTKSSKRKRSRSRERESKRDRSRDRDRERDRDRKRDKRDEKSNGSSSKSRKKSQDRDRDSETTKSKEKSVKQEADYDIGSADKEEEQNRLEAEMQKRRDRIERWRAERKRKELETAKKEVQKGSLVTNIQTPSVKKWSLEDDSADEGDEDKEAKEKQLAEEKKEEDEIDPLDAYMQEVQQEVRKVNQIDQARGIINLPSSMDDSSVVILTGTAKKQVSEQKNKGELIEQNQDGLEYSSEEETEDIKDAAANLASKQRKELAKVDHSSLQYMPFRKAFYTEINELARMTPEDVEAYRTELEGIRVKGKGCPKPIKSWAHCGISKKEMDILKKLGFEKPTPIQAQAIPAIMSGRDLIGIAKTGSGKTLAFILPMFRHVLDQPPLEDTDGPISLIMTPTRELCMQIGKDIRKFAKSLGLRVACVYGGTGISEQIAELKRGAEIIVCTPGRMIDMLAANSGRVTNLRRVTYVVLDEADRMFDMGFEPQVMKIIDNIRPDRQTVMFSATFPRQMEALARRILQKPIEVQVGGRSIVCKEVEQHVAILEEDAKFFKLLELLGLYSHMGSIIVFVDKQENADSLLKDLMKASYSCMSLHGGIDQFDRDSTIVDFKSGKVKLLVATSVAARGLDVKQLVLVVNYDCPNHYEDYVHRCGRTGRAGNKGYAWTFLTPEQGRYAGDVVRALELAGSAAPPDLRALWERYKEAQEKDGKRVHTGGGFSGKGFKFDESEAQAATERKKYQKAALGLQDSDDEDVEGDLDQQIETMLAAKKIVKEIKPGVAGAAAGAAGAAATGADGKLELAKRLASRINLAKGLGVEHKGATQQAAEAILKGSPSTHTLITAKTVAEQLAAKLNTRLNYQPRDEANAEPAEEVFRKYETELEINDFPQQARWRVTSKEALALISEYSEAGITVRGTYVPPGKTPPEGERKLYLAIESSQELAVAKAKSEITRLIKEELLKLQTSSHHMINKARYKVL; encoded by the exons ATGGTTCGAAGCGG tcGGGACCGGGACCGGGATCGCGATCGTCGTAGATCACACAGCCGTTCGGTTACTCCAGACAGGAAGAGGCGGCGATCTCGATCACGAAGCAGAGACAGAACTAAGAGTTCTAAAAGAAAGCGCAGTCGTAGCAGAGAAAGAGAATCTAAAAGAGACCGAAGTAGGGATAGAGATAGAGAAAGAGACAGGGACAGAAAGAg AGACAAAAGGGATGAAAAAAGCAATGGGTCTAGTAGTAAGTCTCGAAAGAAATCCCAGGACAGAGATAGAGACAGCGAGACAACTAAATCTAAAGAGAAGTCGGTAAAACAAGAAGCGGATTATGATATTGGATCTGCTGATAAG GAAGAGGAACAAAACCGCCTCGAGGCTGAGATGCAAAAACGTCGCGATCGTATAGAAAGATGGCGCGCTGAGAGAAAGCGGAAGGAGCTGGAAACTGCCAAGAAGGAGGTGCAGAAGGGCAGCCTTGTTACCAATATACAAACACCCTCTGTAAAGAAATGGTCACTAGAAGATGATTCAGCAGATGAAG GTGATGAAGATAAAGAGGCGAAAGAGAAACAGCTTGCGGAAGAGAAGAAAGAAGAAGATGAAATTGATCCACTTGATGCATACATGCAGGAAGTTCAACAG GAAGTACGTAAAGTAAACCAAATAGATCAGGCTCGCGGTATCATCAATCTACCGTCATCAATGGACGACTCCAGTGTCGTCATATTAACTGGAACCGCCAAGAAGCAAGTTTCGGaacagaaaaataaag GCGAGCTAATAGAACAGAATCAAGACGGTCTAGAATATTCCTCTGAAGAGGAAACGGAAGATATAAAGGACGCGGCCGCTAACCTCGCGTCGAAACAACGCAAGGAACTGGCCAAAGTGGACCACTCTAGTTTACAGTACATGCCGTTTAGGAAAGCTTTCTATACTGAA ATTAACGAATTAGCAAGGATGACACCTGAAGACGTTGAAGCATACAGGACAGAACTAGAAGGAATAAGAGTGAAGGGCAAAGGTTGTCCCAAACCGATAAAGTCATGGGCACATTGTGGCATTAGTAAGAAAGAGATGGATATATTGAAGAAGCTAGGATTTGAGAAACCTACTCCAATTCAAGCGCAAGCAATACCAGCTATTATGTCTGGAAG AGACCTAATTGGCATAGCGAAAACAGGTTCTGGCAAAACATTAGCATTCATTCTACCAATGTTCCGGCATGTCCTAGACCAGCCTCCATTAGAAGATACGGATGGACCGATATCTCTCATCATGACACCAACAAGAGAACTTTGTATGCAAATTGGAAAAGATATTAGAAAGTTTGCAAAATCACTGGGTTTGAGGGTAGCTTGTGTGTATGGTGGAACGGGTATATCTGAACAG ATAGCGGAATTAAAACGCGGTGCAGAAATAATAGTATGCACACCGGGACGCATGATAGACATGTTGGCGGCGAACTCGGGCCGCGTGACCAACCTGCGGCGGGTCACGTACGTGGTGCTCGACGAGGCGGACAGAATGTTCGACATGGGCTTCGAGCCGCAG GTGATGAAAATAATAGACAACATACGACCAGATAGACAGACGGTGATGTTTAGCGCGACATTCCCGCGACAAATGGAGGCGCTCGCTCGTAGGATATTGCAGAAACCTATTGAAGTACAA GTGGGTGGACGTAGCATAGTCTGCAAGGAGGTGGAGCAGCACGTGGCCATCTTGGAAGAAGACGCGAAATTCTTCAAGCTTCTAGAACTGTTGGGCCTATACAGTCACATGGGCAGCATTATTGTGTTTGTGGACAAGCAGGAGAACGCGGATAGCCTGCTGAAGGATCTCATGAAGGCGTCCTATTCTTGTATGAGCTTGCATGGAG GTATTGATCAATTCGACAGGGACTCGACGATCGTGGACTTCAAGTCGGGCAAGGTGAAGCTGCTGGTCGCGACTAGTGTAGCGGCGAGAGGCTTGGACGTGAAGCAGCTGGTCCTGGTCGTCAATTATGACTGCCCCAACCACTATGAAGACTATGTGCATCG GTGCGGTCGCACGGGGCGCGCGGGCAACAAGGGCTACGCGTGGACGTTCCTGACGCCGGAGCAGGGGCGCTACGCGGGCGACGTCGTGCGCGCGCTCGAGCTGGCCGGCAGCGCCGCGCCGCCCGACCTGCGCGCGCTCTGGGAGCGCTACAAGGAGGCGCAGGAGAAGGACGGCAAGCGGGTGCACACCGGCGGCGGGTTCAGCGGCAAGG GTTTCAAATTCGACGAATCAGAAGCACAAGCGGCGACAGAACGCAAGAAGTACCAAAAAGCGGCGCTCGGGCTGCAGGACTCTGACGACGAAGATGTTGAGGGTGACCTCGACCAGCAGATCGAGACTATGCTCGCTGCTAAGAAAATCGTTAAGGAAATTAAa CCGGGCGTAGCTGGCGCGGCTGCTGGAGCAGCGGGTGCTGCTGCAACCGGAGCAGACGGGAAGTTAGAACTCGCTAAGCGTCTGGCTTCACGCATAAACCTGGCCAAGGGGCTCGGCGTCGAGCACAAGGGCGCCACGCAGCAGGCCGCTGAAGCGATACTGAAGGGCTCGCCCTCCACGCACACGCTCATCACG GCTAAAACGGTAGCGGAACAGCTAGCGGCGAAACTGAACACGCGGCTGAACTACCAGCCTCGGGATGAGGCGAACGCTGAACCCGCGGAGGAAGTGTTCAGGAAGTATGAAACAGAGTTGGAGATCAACGACTTCCCGCAGCAGGCCAGGTGGAGGGTCACTAGCAAG